Genomic DNA from Chloroflexota bacterium:
TGCGGGTAGCGATGGTCGTCTCCTTGGTGGTGATGCGCGGCACATCCTGCGAGCGCTCGGTGAAGTAGTAGCGGCCCGCCCCCAGCTGCGCGAGCGAGGTCAGCAGCTTCTGGTCCGAGTCGCTGCCCACGGCAATGGTCGAGAGCGTGATCTGATCCTGCTGCATCCTGGCGATGAGCTGTGGGTAGTCGGCGTCGAACGACTGGCCGTCGGTCATCAGGATGATGTGCTTCATCTTGGCGTCGCTGGCGGCGGCGGCCTTGTACGCCTCCTCCAGAGCCGGGTAGATCGACGTGCCGCCATCCGCGCGGATCCGCCCGATCTGCAGCTGGGCGTTGGTGATGTCGTTGCCACTGGCGATCTTCGTCGGCGGCACCACCCAGGCGAAGCGGCTGTCGAAGCCCAGCACGCCGAGCGTGTCGTTCGGGCGCAGCGCCTCGATAGAGCGGATCGCCGCCTCGCGGGCCATCGCCATCTTCGAGACGTCGCTGCGGTACAGGTCCATGCTGCCAGACTTGTCGAGCACCAGGAACAGCGCGATGGTGCTCTCGTCGCGCCGAGGCGGCGGCGCTGGCGAGACCGGCAGCATGTCGTCCAGGACGCTGCCCTGGTAGCCGCCCAGCGCGAAACTGGTGTTACCACCCGCCACGAACAGCCCGCGCCCCATGTCCTGCACGAACCGCTGGAGAGTCCGCTGCTGATCGAGCGTCAGCTGCGTCGCGGCGACGTTCGCCAGCGCGATGCCGTCGAAGCGGTCCAGCTGCTCGGGGCGCGGCGGCACCACGGATGGCGGCTGTACCTCGACCTGCATACCGGCCTCGGTCAGGGCCTGCGCCAGCGCCGCGCCCTCGCCGGGCCGGCCCTCCAGCACCAGGATCTGGCCCGGCGCCTTGACCACCGTCACCGCCTCGCCGACGTTGTTGTCGGTGCGGGTGTCAGACGAGGGCGCGATCTCGGCGCGGATGATGCGCGCGCCGTCCGAGCGGGCCGTCACCGGCAGCGTCAGGCGGCTGGACCCCGCCGCGATCTCCACCTGCTCGGAGACGGACTCGCGGCCGTCAATCGAAAGCGTGATGCCGGCCCTGGTGGCGACGGTGCTGTCAACCACCACGCTCGTCTCGAACGTGCCGCCCTCACGCGTGAAGCCCGGCGCCTCGACAGACCGCACCGCGACCTCTGGCGCGTCGGCCCCCGCCTGAAGGCCGGCGTAGGCGATCTGCAGCCCCGTCCGCGAGGTGTCGAGAGCGGCCCGCTCGGCGTCGCCCAGGTTCTCCCAGCCGTCCGAGATCACGACCACCCGCCGCTCGCCCGTCTGGGGCAGCAGATCGCCGGCCAGCCGGATCGCCGCTTCAAGGTTGGTGGCCGAGCCGTCGATAGGCAATTCGGCCGTGTTCGGGCGGTCGGTGACGGCCTGCCGCCCGAAGCGCACCATCGTGACGTTGTCGTCGGGCCGCAGCTCGCCGAGCGCCCGCTGCAGCCACTGGTCGGCCGCTGCGCGGACGGGGCCGCTCATGCTCTCGGAGCGGTCCACCACCAGCGCCACCGTCAGGTGCTCGTCCGGATCGTAGAAGGTCGGGCGGGCCAGCGAGATGATCAGCAGCGCCAGGATCAGCGTGCGGAGGATCAGGGCCATGCCGCGCCGCCACGCCGCCGCCCGGCCAAGCCAGCCCCGCGCGAACAGCAGCACGAGCGGGATCAGC
This window encodes:
- a CDS encoding VWA domain-containing protein → MRFAFEQPYWLAAMVLIPLVLLFARGWLGRAAAWRRGMALILRTLILALLIISLARPTFYDPDEHLTVALVVDRSESMSGPVRAAADQWLQRALGELRPDDNVTMVRFGRQAVTDRPNTAELPIDGSATNLEAAIRLAGDLLPQTGERRVVVISDGWENLGDAERAALDTSRTGLQIAYAGLQAGADAPEVAVRSVEAPGFTREGGTFETSVVVDSTVATRAGITLSIDGRESVSEQVEIAAGSSRLTLPVTARSDGARIIRAEIAPSSDTRTDNNVGEAVTVVKAPGQILVLEGRPGEGAALAQALTEAGMQVEVQPPSVVPPRPEQLDRFDGIALANVAATQLTLDQQRTLQRFVQDMGRGLFVAGGNTSFALGGYQGSVLDDMLPVSPAPPPRRDESTIALFLVLDKSGSMDLYRSDVSKMAMAREAAIRSIEALRPNDTLGVLGFDSRFAWVVPPTKIASGNDITNAQLQIGRIRADGGTSIYPALEEAYKAAAASDAKMKHIILMTDGQSFDADYPQLIARMQQDQITLSTIAVGSDSDQKLLTSLAQLGAGRYYFTERSQDVPRITTKETTIATRSSMVEGRVLPQVTAASPIMLGLTGSTLPTLAGYVTTAPRPRAVTALTSDRGDPLLAHWQQGLGRVVAWTSDTSGPWSQEWRSWPDGAKFWQQAVRWTFPEPTRATFPVQAEVIGDQVTLRAQSVRPDGRFGDLLDTRVTIVAPDGSAREIDLPQTAPGTYALSTTIGAPGAYQARFVQYEAGKPAREETVGFTVRGGAEQRSVGVNTALLERLASRTGGKQIVDPTQAFDRDNRVHGEKPTPIWWWFALAALLLVPLDVAVRRVSFGGRARQPARP